The following proteins come from a genomic window of Trifolium pratense cultivar HEN17-A07 linkage group LG4, ARS_RC_1.1, whole genome shotgun sequence:
- the LOC123924708 gene encoding rho GTPase-activating protein 7-like isoform X2 yields the protein MSASLAAFERPRPGASNTVFKSGPLFISSKGIGWKSWKKRWFILTRTSLVFFKNDPSALPQRGGEVNLTLGGIDLNNSGSVVVREDKKLLTVLFPDGRDGRAFTLKAETSEDLFEWKTALEQALAQAPSAALVMGHNGIFRNDTTDSIEGSFHQWRDKRPVKSLVVGRPILLALEDIDGGPSFLEKALRFLEKYGKSEKKSSQYMMIILQSTNTVKCKKHVFAGTKIEGILRQSADVEEVDRRVQEYEQGKVEFDADEDAHVVGDCVKHVLRELPSSPVPASCCTALLEAYKIDRKEARINAMRCAILETFPEPNRRLLQRILKMMHTIASHSNENRMTASAVAACMAPLLLRPLLAGECELEDEFDASGDSSAQLLAAANAANNAQAIITTLLEEYENVFDEENIQRCSISADSRVENSGTEDSTDDDNIDVKENGYHDAENENDQETDDDADRVHSGKLSESSGYAGSDLYDYKQAFGGDDSDVGSSTSNHAKAENSNLNAVPDIHLSEDKSKQRKGNENSVDEMDPPIVLPSTESYRSMGEILSSMDPGNHLPVIETQSGSGKQTSKASGGTSFSSTKRSSFWGRSNPRKSPSVESVDSSGEEELAIQRLEIAKNDLQHRIAKEARGNAILQASLERRKQALHERRLALEQDVSRLQEQLQAERDLRAALEVGLSMSSGQISNSRGMDSKTKAELEEIALAEADVARLKQKVAELHHQLNQQRQHHYGSLTDVGSDRYQHAQNLPQPRFLQQDFDSTLAFVNHERKQRTEESVLGNDWRNIKGQVLASGNGSRQPSRKPFIDSSPSDSKSTEASTSMSVDELGVVDSGSVPSTSRAAEVGEYGRHPSVASSTLVELTTRLDFFKERRSQLMEQLHNLDLNYGSTTSQDMVYKPTSPSWS from the exons AGTGCCCTTCCACAGAGAGGTGGGGAAGTAAACCTGACATTAGGCGGTATTGACTTAAACAACTCAGGGAG tgTTGTTGTTAGAGAAGACAAAAAGCTGCTCACAGTATTATTTCCAGATGGGCGCGATGGTCGAGCGTTCACCCTTAAGGCGGAGACGTCAGAAGACTTGTTCGAATGGAAAACAGCTCTTGAACAAGCCCTTGCACAAGCACCAAGTGCCGCCCTTGTTATGGGACACAATGGGATTTTCAGGAATGATACAACCGATTCCATCGAAGGGTCTTTCCATCAAT GGAGAGACAAGCGTCCTGTTAAGTCGTTGGTTGTTGGAAGACCGATTCTGTTAGCATTGGAAGATATTGACGGAGGTCCATCTTTCCTTGAAAAAGCTCTTCGGTTTCTAGAGAAATATGGTAAGAGTGAAAAAAAGAGCTCCCAGTACATGATGATCATACTGCAATCGACAAACACTGTTAAATGCAAGAAACATGTTTTTGCAGGAACTAAAATTGAAGGAATACTGCGGCAGTCTGCAGACGTTGAGGAAGTAGATCGAAGAGTTCAAGAATATGAGCAAG GAAAGGTCGAGTTTGATGCAGATGAAGATGCCCATGTTGTTGGTGACTGTGTTAAG CATGTTCTAAGGGAACTTCCCTCTTCTCCAGTTCCAGCTTCATGCTGCACTGCTTTGTTGGAGGCTTATA aaattgATCGCAAGGAAGCTAGGATTAATGCAATGCGCTGTGCTATATTGGAGACCTTTCCAGAGCCAAATCGACGTTTGTTACAAAG AATTTTGAAGATGATGCACACGATTGCTTCTCATTCTAATGAGAATAGGATGACTGCTTCTGCTGTTGCTGCATGCATGGCACCCTTGCTCTTACGGCCTCTGTTAGCTGGAGAATGTGAATTGGAGGACGAGTTTGATGCTAGTGGTGATAGTTCCGCTCAGCTTCTTGCTGCCGCTAATGCCGCAAATAACGCTCAAGCAATTATTACCACTTTGTTGGAGGAGTACGAAAATGTATTTGAT GAAGAAAATATACAGAGATGTTCCATTTCAGCTGATTCTCGAGTTGAAAACAGCGGGACTGAAGATTCGACCGATGATGATAATATAGATGTGAAAGAAAATGGTTACCATGATGCAGAGAATGAAAATGATCAAGAGACAGATGATGATGCTGACCGTGTTCACAGTGGAAAATTAAGCGAAAGTAGTGGTTATGCTGGCAGCGATCTTTATGATTACAAG CAGGCATTTGGAGGAGATGATTCCGACGTTGGATCATCGACTAGTAATCATGCGAAGGCTGAAAATTCAAATCTAAATGCTGTTCCTGATATCCATCTCTCTGAGGATAAAAGCAAGCAAAGAAAGGGCAATGAGAACTCAGTTGATGAGATGGATCCGCCAATTGTGTTGCCTTCCACTGAATCTTACCGTTCCATGGGTGAGATTTTATCTTCAATGGACCCCGGCAACCATTTACCTGTGATTGAGACGCAATCAGGTTCGGGAAAGCAAACTAGTAAAGCTAGTGGTGGCACTAGCTTCAGTAGTACTAAGCGGTCTTCGTTCTGGGGAAGGAGCAAT CCAAGGAAGTCACCGTCAGTGGAATCAGTTGATTCTTCTGGAGAAGAGGA GCTTGCTATTCAGAGGCTAGAGATTGCGAAAAATGATTTGCAACACAGAATTGCAAAGGAG GCAAGAGGCAATGCAATTTTACAAGCAAGCTTAGAGAGAAGGAAACAAGCTCTTCATGAACGGCGCTTGGCACTTGAGCAAGAT GTTTCAAGATTGCAAGAACAGTTGCAAGCTGAGAGAGATCTTAGAGCTGCATTAGAGGTTGGTTTGAGTATGTCTTCGGGACAAATTTCCAATTCACGTGGCATGGATTCAAAG ACAAAGGCCGAGCTAGAAGAGATTGCACTTGCTGAAGCTGATGTGGCTAGGTTGAAGCAAAAGGTTGCGGAACTTCACCATCAACTTAATCAGCAAAGACAGCATCACTATGGCTCGCTTACTGATGTGGGCAGTGATCGATACCAGCATGCCCAAAATCTTCCTCAGCC GAGATTTCTTCAGCAAGATTTTGATTCAACCCTTGCCTTCGTTAATCATGAAAGGAAACAAAGGACTGAG GAGAGTGTTCTTGGTAATGATTGGAGAAATATCAAAGGACAAGTATTGGCTTCTGGTAATGGTAGTAGGCAACCATCTCGGAAGCCGTTTATAGATTCAAGTCCTAGTGATTCGAAAAGCACTGAGGCATCGACAAGCATGTCTGTAGATGAGCTCGGTGTTGTTGATTCCGGCTCAGTGCCTTCCACATCAAGGGCAGCAGAG GTGGGAGAATATGGTAGACATCCATCTGTAGCATCTTCAACATTAGTAGAGTTAACGACCCGTCTTGATTTTTTCAAGGAAAGGCGTTCACAGTTGATGGAACAGCTTCATAACCTTGACTTGAACTATGGTTCTACAACTTCACAAGACATGGTCTACAAACCAACATCACCATCATGGAGTTAA
- the LOC123924708 gene encoding rho GTPase-activating protein 7-like isoform X7 gives MSASLAAFERPRPGASNTVFKSGPLFISSKGIGWKSWKKRWFILTRTSLVFFKNDPSALPQRGGEVNLTLGGIDLNNSGSVVVREDKKLLTVLFPDGRDGRAFTLKAETSEDLFEWKTALEQALAQAPSAALVMGHNGIFRNDTTDSIEGSFHQWRDKRPVKSLVVGRPILLALEDIDGGPSFLEKALRFLEKYGTKIEGILRQSADVEEVDRRVQEYEQGKVEFDADEDAHVVGDCVKHVLRELPSSPVPASCCTALLEAYKIDRKEARINAMRCAILETFPEPNRRLLQRILKMMHTIASHSNENRMTASAVAACMAPLLLRPLLAGECELEDEFDASGDSSAQLLAAANAANNAQAIITTLLEEYENVFDEENIQRCSISADSRVENSGTEDSTDDDNIDVKENGYHDAENENDQETDDDADRVHSGKLSESSGYAGSDLYDYKAFGGDDSDVGSSTSNHAKAENSNLNAVPDIHLSEDKSKQRKGNENSVDEMDPPIVLPSTESYRSMGEILSSMDPGNHLPVIETQSGSGKQTSKASGGTSFSSTKRSSFWGRSNPRKSPSVESVDSSGEEELAIQRLEIAKNDLQHRIAKEARGNAILQASLERRKQALHERRLALEQDVSRLQEQLQAERDLRAALEVGLSMSSGQISNSRGMDSKTKAELEEIALAEADVARLKQKVAELHHQLNQQRQHHYGSLTDVGSDRYQHAQNLPQPRFLQQDFDSTLAFVNHERKQRTEESVLGNDWRNIKGQVLASGNGSRQPSRKPFIDSSPSDSKSTEASTSMSVDELGVVDSGSVPSTSRAAEVGEYGRHPSVASSTLVELTTRLDFFKERRSQLMEQLHNLDLNYGSTTSQDMVYKPTSPSWS, from the exons AGTGCCCTTCCACAGAGAGGTGGGGAAGTAAACCTGACATTAGGCGGTATTGACTTAAACAACTCAGGGAG tgTTGTTGTTAGAGAAGACAAAAAGCTGCTCACAGTATTATTTCCAGATGGGCGCGATGGTCGAGCGTTCACCCTTAAGGCGGAGACGTCAGAAGACTTGTTCGAATGGAAAACAGCTCTTGAACAAGCCCTTGCACAAGCACCAAGTGCCGCCCTTGTTATGGGACACAATGGGATTTTCAGGAATGATACAACCGATTCCATCGAAGGGTCTTTCCATCAAT GGAGAGACAAGCGTCCTGTTAAGTCGTTGGTTGTTGGAAGACCGATTCTGTTAGCATTGGAAGATATTGACGGAGGTCCATCTTTCCTTGAAAAAGCTCTTCGGTTTCTAGAGAAATATG GAACTAAAATTGAAGGAATACTGCGGCAGTCTGCAGACGTTGAGGAAGTAGATCGAAGAGTTCAAGAATATGAGCAAG GAAAGGTCGAGTTTGATGCAGATGAAGATGCCCATGTTGTTGGTGACTGTGTTAAG CATGTTCTAAGGGAACTTCCCTCTTCTCCAGTTCCAGCTTCATGCTGCACTGCTTTGTTGGAGGCTTATA aaattgATCGCAAGGAAGCTAGGATTAATGCAATGCGCTGTGCTATATTGGAGACCTTTCCAGAGCCAAATCGACGTTTGTTACAAAG AATTTTGAAGATGATGCACACGATTGCTTCTCATTCTAATGAGAATAGGATGACTGCTTCTGCTGTTGCTGCATGCATGGCACCCTTGCTCTTACGGCCTCTGTTAGCTGGAGAATGTGAATTGGAGGACGAGTTTGATGCTAGTGGTGATAGTTCCGCTCAGCTTCTTGCTGCCGCTAATGCCGCAAATAACGCTCAAGCAATTATTACCACTTTGTTGGAGGAGTACGAAAATGTATTTGAT GAAGAAAATATACAGAGATGTTCCATTTCAGCTGATTCTCGAGTTGAAAACAGCGGGACTGAAGATTCGACCGATGATGATAATATAGATGTGAAAGAAAATGGTTACCATGATGCAGAGAATGAAAATGATCAAGAGACAGATGATGATGCTGACCGTGTTCACAGTGGAAAATTAAGCGAAAGTAGTGGTTATGCTGGCAGCGATCTTTATGATTACAAG GCATTTGGAGGAGATGATTCCGACGTTGGATCATCGACTAGTAATCATGCGAAGGCTGAAAATTCAAATCTAAATGCTGTTCCTGATATCCATCTCTCTGAGGATAAAAGCAAGCAAAGAAAGGGCAATGAGAACTCAGTTGATGAGATGGATCCGCCAATTGTGTTGCCTTCCACTGAATCTTACCGTTCCATGGGTGAGATTTTATCTTCAATGGACCCCGGCAACCATTTACCTGTGATTGAGACGCAATCAGGTTCGGGAAAGCAAACTAGTAAAGCTAGTGGTGGCACTAGCTTCAGTAGTACTAAGCGGTCTTCGTTCTGGGGAAGGAGCAAT CCAAGGAAGTCACCGTCAGTGGAATCAGTTGATTCTTCTGGAGAAGAGGA GCTTGCTATTCAGAGGCTAGAGATTGCGAAAAATGATTTGCAACACAGAATTGCAAAGGAG GCAAGAGGCAATGCAATTTTACAAGCAAGCTTAGAGAGAAGGAAACAAGCTCTTCATGAACGGCGCTTGGCACTTGAGCAAGAT GTTTCAAGATTGCAAGAACAGTTGCAAGCTGAGAGAGATCTTAGAGCTGCATTAGAGGTTGGTTTGAGTATGTCTTCGGGACAAATTTCCAATTCACGTGGCATGGATTCAAAG ACAAAGGCCGAGCTAGAAGAGATTGCACTTGCTGAAGCTGATGTGGCTAGGTTGAAGCAAAAGGTTGCGGAACTTCACCATCAACTTAATCAGCAAAGACAGCATCACTATGGCTCGCTTACTGATGTGGGCAGTGATCGATACCAGCATGCCCAAAATCTTCCTCAGCC GAGATTTCTTCAGCAAGATTTTGATTCAACCCTTGCCTTCGTTAATCATGAAAGGAAACAAAGGACTGAG GAGAGTGTTCTTGGTAATGATTGGAGAAATATCAAAGGACAAGTATTGGCTTCTGGTAATGGTAGTAGGCAACCATCTCGGAAGCCGTTTATAGATTCAAGTCCTAGTGATTCGAAAAGCACTGAGGCATCGACAAGCATGTCTGTAGATGAGCTCGGTGTTGTTGATTCCGGCTCAGTGCCTTCCACATCAAGGGCAGCAGAG GTGGGAGAATATGGTAGACATCCATCTGTAGCATCTTCAACATTAGTAGAGTTAACGACCCGTCTTGATTTTTTCAAGGAAAGGCGTTCACAGTTGATGGAACAGCTTCATAACCTTGACTTGAACTATGGTTCTACAACTTCACAAGACATGGTCTACAAACCAACATCACCATCATGGAGTTAA
- the LOC123924708 gene encoding rho GTPase-activating protein 7-like isoform X6 → MSASLAAFERPRPGASNTVFKSGPLFISSKGIGWKSWKKRWFILTRTSLVFFKNDPSALPQRGGEVNLTLGGIDLNNSGSVVVREDKKLLTVLFPDGRDGRAFTLKAETSEDLFEWKTALEQALAQAPSAALVMGHNGIFRNDTTDSIEGSFHQWRDKRPVKSLVVGRPILLALEDIDGGPSFLEKALRFLEKYGTKIEGILRQSADVEEVDRRVQEYEQGKVEFDADEDAHVVGDCVKHVLRELPSSPVPASCCTALLEAYKIDRKEARINAMRCAILETFPEPNRRLLQRILKMMHTIASHSNENRMTASAVAACMAPLLLRPLLAGECELEDEFDASGDSSAQLLAAANAANNAQAIITTLLEEYENVFDEENIQRCSISADSRVENSGTEDSTDDDNIDVKENGYHDAENENDQETDDDADRVHSGKLSESSGYAGSDLYDYKQAFGGDDSDVGSSTSNHAKAENSNLNAVPDIHLSEDKSKQRKGNENSVDEMDPPIVLPSTESYRSMGEILSSMDPGNHLPVIETQSGSGKQTSKASGGTSFSSTKRSSFWGRSNPRKSPSVESVDSSGEEELAIQRLEIAKNDLQHRIAKEARGNAILQASLERRKQALHERRLALEQDVSRLQEQLQAERDLRAALEVGLSMSSGQISNSRGMDSKTKAELEEIALAEADVARLKQKVAELHHQLNQQRQHHYGSLTDVGSDRYQHAQNLPQPRFLQQDFDSTLAFVNHERKQRTEESVLGNDWRNIKGQVLASGNGSRQPSRKPFIDSSPSDSKSTEASTSMSVDELGVVDSGSVPSTSRAAEVGEYGRHPSVASSTLVELTTRLDFFKERRSQLMEQLHNLDLNYGSTTSQDMVYKPTSPSWS, encoded by the exons AGTGCCCTTCCACAGAGAGGTGGGGAAGTAAACCTGACATTAGGCGGTATTGACTTAAACAACTCAGGGAG tgTTGTTGTTAGAGAAGACAAAAAGCTGCTCACAGTATTATTTCCAGATGGGCGCGATGGTCGAGCGTTCACCCTTAAGGCGGAGACGTCAGAAGACTTGTTCGAATGGAAAACAGCTCTTGAACAAGCCCTTGCACAAGCACCAAGTGCCGCCCTTGTTATGGGACACAATGGGATTTTCAGGAATGATACAACCGATTCCATCGAAGGGTCTTTCCATCAAT GGAGAGACAAGCGTCCTGTTAAGTCGTTGGTTGTTGGAAGACCGATTCTGTTAGCATTGGAAGATATTGACGGAGGTCCATCTTTCCTTGAAAAAGCTCTTCGGTTTCTAGAGAAATATG GAACTAAAATTGAAGGAATACTGCGGCAGTCTGCAGACGTTGAGGAAGTAGATCGAAGAGTTCAAGAATATGAGCAAG GAAAGGTCGAGTTTGATGCAGATGAAGATGCCCATGTTGTTGGTGACTGTGTTAAG CATGTTCTAAGGGAACTTCCCTCTTCTCCAGTTCCAGCTTCATGCTGCACTGCTTTGTTGGAGGCTTATA aaattgATCGCAAGGAAGCTAGGATTAATGCAATGCGCTGTGCTATATTGGAGACCTTTCCAGAGCCAAATCGACGTTTGTTACAAAG AATTTTGAAGATGATGCACACGATTGCTTCTCATTCTAATGAGAATAGGATGACTGCTTCTGCTGTTGCTGCATGCATGGCACCCTTGCTCTTACGGCCTCTGTTAGCTGGAGAATGTGAATTGGAGGACGAGTTTGATGCTAGTGGTGATAGTTCCGCTCAGCTTCTTGCTGCCGCTAATGCCGCAAATAACGCTCAAGCAATTATTACCACTTTGTTGGAGGAGTACGAAAATGTATTTGAT GAAGAAAATATACAGAGATGTTCCATTTCAGCTGATTCTCGAGTTGAAAACAGCGGGACTGAAGATTCGACCGATGATGATAATATAGATGTGAAAGAAAATGGTTACCATGATGCAGAGAATGAAAATGATCAAGAGACAGATGATGATGCTGACCGTGTTCACAGTGGAAAATTAAGCGAAAGTAGTGGTTATGCTGGCAGCGATCTTTATGATTACAAG CAGGCATTTGGAGGAGATGATTCCGACGTTGGATCATCGACTAGTAATCATGCGAAGGCTGAAAATTCAAATCTAAATGCTGTTCCTGATATCCATCTCTCTGAGGATAAAAGCAAGCAAAGAAAGGGCAATGAGAACTCAGTTGATGAGATGGATCCGCCAATTGTGTTGCCTTCCACTGAATCTTACCGTTCCATGGGTGAGATTTTATCTTCAATGGACCCCGGCAACCATTTACCTGTGATTGAGACGCAATCAGGTTCGGGAAAGCAAACTAGTAAAGCTAGTGGTGGCACTAGCTTCAGTAGTACTAAGCGGTCTTCGTTCTGGGGAAGGAGCAAT CCAAGGAAGTCACCGTCAGTGGAATCAGTTGATTCTTCTGGAGAAGAGGA GCTTGCTATTCAGAGGCTAGAGATTGCGAAAAATGATTTGCAACACAGAATTGCAAAGGAG GCAAGAGGCAATGCAATTTTACAAGCAAGCTTAGAGAGAAGGAAACAAGCTCTTCATGAACGGCGCTTGGCACTTGAGCAAGAT GTTTCAAGATTGCAAGAACAGTTGCAAGCTGAGAGAGATCTTAGAGCTGCATTAGAGGTTGGTTTGAGTATGTCTTCGGGACAAATTTCCAATTCACGTGGCATGGATTCAAAG ACAAAGGCCGAGCTAGAAGAGATTGCACTTGCTGAAGCTGATGTGGCTAGGTTGAAGCAAAAGGTTGCGGAACTTCACCATCAACTTAATCAGCAAAGACAGCATCACTATGGCTCGCTTACTGATGTGGGCAGTGATCGATACCAGCATGCCCAAAATCTTCCTCAGCC GAGATTTCTTCAGCAAGATTTTGATTCAACCCTTGCCTTCGTTAATCATGAAAGGAAACAAAGGACTGAG GAGAGTGTTCTTGGTAATGATTGGAGAAATATCAAAGGACAAGTATTGGCTTCTGGTAATGGTAGTAGGCAACCATCTCGGAAGCCGTTTATAGATTCAAGTCCTAGTGATTCGAAAAGCACTGAGGCATCGACAAGCATGTCTGTAGATGAGCTCGGTGTTGTTGATTCCGGCTCAGTGCCTTCCACATCAAGGGCAGCAGAG GTGGGAGAATATGGTAGACATCCATCTGTAGCATCTTCAACATTAGTAGAGTTAACGACCCGTCTTGATTTTTTCAAGGAAAGGCGTTCACAGTTGATGGAACAGCTTCATAACCTTGACTTGAACTATGGTTCTACAACTTCACAAGACATGGTCTACAAACCAACATCACCATCATGGAGTTAA